A DNA window from Actinokineospora baliensis contains the following coding sequences:
- a CDS encoding cell division protein FtsQ/DivIB, whose protein sequence is MTRTVPGGRPRRRPRGAKRPARRRVDRRFLVRRWTVLGSMLGITGLVVLVFFTPVLGANSVEVTGIKDLTADEVRAAAAIEPGTPLARLDSDGIAERVRQLPRVGAVDVRRSFPATVELVITERTPVAVVVRDDGAHLLDASGVDYGTIKAAPPGLPTLDASGEFATKAATTVLAAIPKQLSEMVVSVTARTPTDVRLTLADQRVVKWGDSGNVGHKAAVLGALLTQKGKTFDVAAPDFPTIS, encoded by the coding sequence ATGACCCGCACCGTCCCCGGCGGACGCCCCAGGCGCAGGCCCAGGGGTGCCAAGCGGCCCGCGCGCAGGCGCGTGGACCGCCGCTTCCTCGTCCGCCGGTGGACGGTGCTCGGCTCGATGCTCGGGATCACCGGGTTGGTGGTGCTCGTCTTCTTCACCCCGGTGCTCGGCGCCAACAGCGTCGAGGTCACCGGCATCAAGGACCTCACAGCCGACGAGGTGCGCGCCGCCGCCGCCATCGAACCCGGCACCCCCCTGGCCCGCCTGGACTCCGACGGGATCGCCGAACGGGTTCGCCAGCTGCCCAGGGTGGGAGCCGTCGACGTGCGCCGGTCCTTCCCGGCCACCGTCGAACTCGTTATCACCGAGCGCACGCCGGTGGCGGTGGTCGTCCGCGACGATGGCGCGCACCTGCTCGACGCGAGCGGCGTCGACTACGGGACGATCAAGGCGGCCCCGCCCGGCCTGCCCACCCTCGACGCGAGCGGCGAGTTCGCCACCAAGGCGGCCACCACGGTGCTCGCGGCGATCCCGAAGCAGCTGAGCGAGATGGTGGTGTCGGTCACCGCCCGCACCCCCACCGACGTCCGGCTCACCCTCGCCGACCAGCGCGTCGTCAAGTGGGGCGACTCGGGCAACGTCGGGCACAAAGCGGCCGTGCTCGGCGCGCTGCTGACCCAGAAGGGCAAGACCTTCGACGTGGCCGCCCCGGACTTCCCCACAATCTCCTGA
- the murC gene encoding UDP-N-acetylmuramate--L-alanine ligase: MSGIARILLARGAAVSGSDAKETRTFLTLRAQGARIAVGQVAENLDLLPGGPTAVVVSTAIKDTNPELVEARRRGLTVLHRSQALAELMVGHRVACVAGTHGKTSTTSMLTVALQHCRLDPSFAIGGDLNESGANAHHGTGGSFVAEADESDGSFLVFSPSVAVVTNVEADHLDHHGTVEAYVAVFDAFLDRITPGGVLIACADDPGAAALAERAQAKGIRVRRYGRLATAPEDATLVDYRPADGGGHASLTLGGQEIQLGVAVPGEHMAGNAIAALLAGLELGAPLAELGEGIAAFGGVRRRFEYKGTAAGVRVYDDYAHHPTEVDAQLRAVRPAAAGGRVVVVFQPHMYSRTETFATEFGAALGLADEVVVLDVFGAREEPKPGVSGHLVADAIPLPPERVHYEPAFDRVPDLVASLVKAGDLVLTMGAGDVTMLGPEVLVALERLS; the protein is encoded by the coding sequence ATGAGCGGGATCGCCCGCATCCTGCTGGCCAGGGGCGCCGCGGTGTCGGGATCCGACGCCAAGGAGACCCGCACGTTCCTGACCTTGCGCGCCCAGGGTGCGCGGATCGCGGTGGGGCAGGTCGCGGAGAACCTCGACCTGCTCCCCGGTGGGCCCACCGCGGTCGTCGTGTCCACGGCGATCAAGGACACCAACCCCGAGTTGGTCGAGGCCCGGCGGCGCGGGCTGACCGTGCTGCACCGCTCGCAGGCCCTGGCGGAGCTGATGGTGGGCCACCGCGTCGCGTGCGTCGCGGGAACCCACGGCAAGACCTCGACCACGTCGATGCTCACCGTGGCGCTGCAGCACTGCAGGCTCGACCCGTCGTTCGCCATCGGCGGCGACCTCAATGAGTCCGGTGCCAACGCCCACCACGGCACCGGCGGCAGCTTCGTCGCCGAGGCGGACGAGAGCGACGGGTCGTTCCTGGTCTTCTCCCCGTCGGTGGCCGTGGTGACCAACGTGGAGGCCGACCACCTGGACCACCACGGAACCGTCGAGGCCTATGTGGCGGTCTTCGACGCCTTCCTGGACCGGATCACCCCTGGTGGCGTGCTCATCGCCTGCGCGGACGACCCCGGTGCCGCAGCGCTCGCCGAGCGCGCTCAGGCCAAGGGGATCCGCGTAAGGCGATACGGCCGACTGGCGACCGCGCCCGAGGACGCCACCCTCGTCGACTACCGCCCAGCGGACGGTGGCGGTCACGCCAGCCTCACCCTGGGCGGGCAAGAGATCCAGCTCGGGGTCGCGGTGCCTGGCGAGCACATGGCCGGTAACGCCATCGCGGCCCTGCTAGCAGGTCTAGAGCTGGGTGCGCCGCTGGCGGAGTTGGGCGAAGGTATCGCCGCCTTCGGTGGGGTGCGTAGGCGCTTCGAGTACAAGGGCACCGCTGCGGGCGTGCGCGTCTATGACGACTACGCCCACCACCCCACCGAGGTCGACGCGCAGCTGCGAGCGGTGCGTCCCGCCGCGGCTGGCGGCCGGGTAGTGGTGGTGTTCCAGCCACACATGTACTCGCGGACCGAGACCTTCGCGACTGAGTTCGGCGCGGCCCTTGGCCTGGCTGACGAGGTCGTGGTGCTCGACGTGTTCGGCGCCCGCGAAGAGCCCAAGCCCGGCGTCAGCGGTCACCTCGTCGCGGACGCGATCCCGCTTCCCCCGGAGCGGGTGCACTACGAGCCCGCGTTCGACCGCGTCCCGGATCTGGTCGCGAGCCTGGTCAAGGCGGGCGACCTGGTGCTGACCATGGGCGCGGGCGACGTGACCATGCTCGGACCAGAGGTGCTCGTCGCCTTGGAGCGCCTGTCATGA
- the murG gene encoding undecaprenyldiphospho-muramoylpentapeptide beta-N-acetylglucosaminyltransferase gives MTVGPTGASQPTRTGPCVVIAGGGTAGHIEPALALADAVMRLRPDARVVALGTERGLEKTIVPARGYPLEMIPPVPMPRKPNVDLLKLPLKVRSAVKTTREVLERVGADVVVGFGGYVALPAYLAARGRVPIVVHDSNAKVGLANKVGARFAERVAVAVDDSGLPSAEIIGIPLRESIINLDRAALRAKAREFFGLDPHAPTLLVFGGSQGARSINNAVSGAARQLADAGIGVLHAHGPKNTLAVQSVPGAPPYVAVPYLERMDLAYAAADAALCRCGAMTVAEVSAVGLPAVYVPLPIGNGEQALNARPVVNNGGAFLVDDADLTPAKVAELVIPMLTDPRRLASMSTAAQGTGHREAADVLARMVLDAAHKGVS, from the coding sequence TTGACCGTTGGTCCCACCGGTGCCAGTCAGCCCACCCGCACGGGTCCGTGCGTGGTGATCGCGGGGGGTGGCACTGCCGGGCACATCGAGCCCGCGCTGGCGCTGGCCGACGCGGTCATGCGGCTGCGCCCGGACGCCCGTGTCGTCGCCCTGGGGACCGAGCGCGGCTTGGAGAAGACCATCGTCCCCGCGCGCGGGTACCCGCTGGAGATGATCCCGCCGGTCCCCATGCCCCGTAAGCCCAACGTCGACCTGCTGAAGCTGCCGCTCAAGGTGCGCTCTGCGGTCAAGACCACCCGCGAGGTCCTCGAGCGGGTGGGCGCAGATGTGGTCGTCGGCTTCGGCGGCTATGTCGCCCTCCCGGCGTACCTCGCCGCGCGCGGCCGCGTGCCGATCGTGGTGCACGACTCCAACGCCAAGGTCGGCCTGGCCAACAAGGTCGGCGCGCGCTTCGCCGAGCGGGTCGCGGTCGCTGTGGACGACTCCGGCCTGCCCAGCGCCGAGATCATCGGGATCCCGCTGCGCGAGTCGATCATCAACCTCGACCGGGCCGCGTTGCGGGCCAAGGCGCGCGAGTTCTTCGGCCTCGACCCGCACGCCCCGACCCTGCTTGTGTTCGGTGGCTCTCAAGGCGCCCGCTCGATCAACAACGCCGTGTCCGGCGCCGCGAGGCAGTTGGCCGACGCGGGCATCGGGGTCCTGCACGCGCACGGCCCCAAGAACACCCTCGCTGTGCAGTCGGTGCCGGGAGCACCGCCCTACGTCGCCGTGCCGTACCTAGAGCGGATGGACCTCGCCTACGCGGCCGCCGACGCGGCGCTGTGCCGTTGCGGTGCCATGACCGTGGCCGAGGTGTCCGCAGTAGGCCTTCCTGCCGTTTACGTGCCGCTGCCCATCGGCAACGGCGAGCAGGCTCTTAACGCGCGCCCGGTGGTCAACAACGGGGGCGCCTTCCTCGTCGACGACGCCGACCTCACCCCGGCCAAGGTCGCGGAACTGGTCATCCCGATGCTGACCGACCCGCGCCGCCTGGCCTCCATGAGCACGGCGGCCCAGGGCACCGGGCACCGCGAGGCCGCGGACGTGCTCGCCCGCATGGTCCTCGACGCGGCGCACAAGGGCGTGTCGTGA
- the ftsW gene encoding putative lipid II flippase FtsW — protein MAAPGTTTAVSPAARPRRAPGRVHAVRSALTAWLGRPLASFHLVLAVFSLLTVLGLVMVLSASSVVSLNTPGSGLYTVFKKQLLYVLIGAVLFWIGLRVPLERIRALSPTALAISILLLIAVLTPLGSTLNGTQSWFKFGPFSFQPVEVCKVALALWGAHVLVLKRAVLHRYRHLLVPVVPVALLMFALVMLQPDLGGTITLGVVLIALLWFAGAPMRLFGALALGGLAGVALLAVGTNYRLVRVLSFLSPEEDIKGTSYQALQAKLALADGGFFGRGLGQGSSKYSYLPNVHNDFIFALIGDELGFLGCGLVLGLFAMLAVVGMRIATRNIDPWVRMVAATLTVWLVAQAAINIGYVVGILPVTGITLPLISSGGTSVVVTMLVFGILANCARHEPEAVSALRSQGPGRFGKLMKLTAPEPYKPPKKRKPARPTTPPRGTSQRRGVPQAEPRKRAPERQGYPRAGGAALARQKTSRGTPRNAKGGRR, from the coding sequence ATGGCCGCCCCCGGGACGACCACCGCCGTCAGTCCGGCCGCCCGGCCGCGACGGGCCCCCGGGCGGGTCCACGCCGTCCGGTCCGCGCTCACCGCGTGGCTGGGCCGCCCGCTGGCGTCGTTCCACCTCGTGCTGGCCGTGTTCAGCCTGCTCACGGTGCTCGGCCTGGTGATGGTCCTGTCGGCGTCGTCCGTGGTCTCGCTCAACACCCCCGGATCCGGGCTCTACACGGTTTTCAAGAAGCAGCTGCTCTATGTCCTCATCGGCGCGGTGCTGTTCTGGATAGGGCTACGCGTTCCCCTTGAGCGCATCCGGGCCCTCAGCCCCACCGCGCTCGCGATCAGCATCTTGCTGCTGATCGCGGTTCTTACGCCGTTGGGCAGCACGCTCAACGGCACGCAGAGCTGGTTCAAGTTCGGCCCCTTCTCGTTCCAGCCCGTCGAGGTGTGCAAGGTCGCGTTGGCGCTGTGGGGCGCGCACGTACTGGTCCTCAAGAGAGCGGTTCTCCACAGGTACCGCCACTTGCTGGTGCCTGTCGTACCTGTCGCGTTGCTGATGTTCGCGCTGGTCATGCTGCAGCCCGACCTGGGCGGCACGATCACCCTGGGCGTAGTCCTCATCGCGCTGCTCTGGTTCGCCGGGGCACCTATGCGGCTCTTCGGCGCCCTAGCCCTCGGTGGCCTTGCTGGTGTTGCCCTCCTGGCAGTGGGCACCAACTACCGCCTTGTGCGCGTGCTGAGCTTCCTAAGCCCCGAAGAGGACATCAAGGGCACCAGCTACCAGGCGTTGCAGGCCAAGCTCGCGCTCGCTGACGGTGGGTTCTTCGGCAGGGGCTTGGGCCAAGGGTCGTCCAAGTACAGCTACCTGCCCAACGTGCACAACGACTTCATCTTCGCGCTCATAGGCGACGAGCTCGGTTTCCTGGGCTGCGGTCTGGTGCTGGGCCTTTTCGCGATGCTCGCGGTAGTGGGCATGCGGATCGCGACCCGCAACATCGACCCCTGGGTCCGGATGGTCGCCGCCACGCTCACCGTGTGGCTGGTCGCCCAGGCAGCGATCAACATCGGCTACGTCGTCGGGATCCTCCCGGTCACCGGCATCACGTTGCCGCTGATCTCCTCGGGTGGCACCTCGGTCGTGGTCACCATGCTGGTGTTCGGCATCCTCGCCAACTGCGCGCGCCACGAGCCGGAAGCCGTGTCGGCACTACGCTCACAGGGCCCCGGCAGGTTCGGCAAGCTGATGAAGCTGACCGCGCCCGAGCCGTACAAGCCGCCCAAGAAGCGCAAGCCCGCTCGGCCCACCACGCCGCCTAGAGGCACCTCGCAGCGGCGGGGCGTACCGCAGGCGGAACCGCGTAAGCGCGCGCCGGAGCGACAGGGATACCCACGGGCGGGCGGTGCGGCCCTTGCCCGGCAGAAGACAAGCCGCGGTACGCCGCGGAACGCTAAAGGAGGACGTCGTTGA
- the murD gene encoding UDP-N-acetylmuramoyl-L-alanine--D-glutamate ligase gives MTGTFAGLVTGRVLVAGAGVTGRSVASALVAMGAEVTVTDGNAERLAELADTGATLVPGLVEPPEGTSLVVTSPGWKPTSPLLAAAVAAGIDVVGEVELAWWMSERLPDPPTWLVVTGTNGKTTTVGMLAEILRADGHNAIACGNVGLTVIDAIRAGHTVLAVELSSFQLHWQSSMRAHAAAVLNLAEDHLDWHGSMEEYAKAKGRAYTGAKVVVRNVADEWSTALAAEHGGTQVGFGLGVPRPGELGLVEDLLVDRAFVADPAAQAEELAELADLNVLGSHNVSNALAAAALARAHGVSPDAVRAGLRAFQPGAHRAVHLGEFNGVSYINDSKATNPHAAAGSLLSFESVVWIAGGLLKGATVDQLVETAVGRLRGVVLLGAEAEVFAASLARHAPDVPVRRVAPGDHEPMIAAVRAAGAMARSGDVVLLAPAAASMDMFRDYAHRGDAFAAAVAQVGEDDGATGVR, from the coding sequence GTGACCGGGACCTTCGCGGGCCTGGTCACCGGCCGCGTGCTGGTGGCGGGCGCCGGGGTCACCGGGCGGTCGGTCGCGAGCGCGCTGGTGGCGATGGGCGCGGAGGTCACGGTCACCGACGGCAACGCCGAACGGTTGGCCGAACTGGCCGACACAGGTGCCACGCTGGTGCCCGGGCTGGTGGAGCCACCTGAGGGGACCTCCCTCGTGGTGACCAGCCCTGGGTGGAAGCCCACGAGCCCGCTGTTGGCGGCTGCGGTGGCCGCGGGAATCGACGTCGTCGGCGAGGTCGAGCTGGCGTGGTGGATGTCCGAGCGGTTGCCGGACCCGCCCACGTGGCTCGTGGTGACCGGCACCAACGGCAAGACCACCACCGTGGGCATGCTCGCGGAGATCTTGCGCGCCGATGGGCACAACGCGATCGCCTGCGGCAACGTGGGTCTTACCGTGATCGATGCCATCCGAGCTGGGCACACCGTGCTCGCTGTAGAGCTCTCAAGCTTCCAGTTGCACTGGCAGAGCTCTATGCGCGCGCACGCCGCTGCCGTGCTCAACCTCGCAGAGGACCACCTCGACTGGCACGGCTCTATGGAGGAGTACGCCAAGGCCAAGGGCCGGGCCTACACGGGAGCCAAGGTCGTGGTCCGCAACGTCGCCGACGAGTGGTCGACGGCGTTGGCGGCCGAGCACGGGGGCACCCAGGTCGGGTTCGGCCTAGGCGTGCCTCGTCCAGGTGAACTTGGCTTGGTCGAAGACCTCTTGGTGGACCGGGCGTTCGTGGCGGACCCGGCCGCTCAGGCGGAGGAACTGGCTGAGCTCGCGGACCTCAACGTGCTCGGTTCGCACAACGTCTCCAATGCCCTGGCGGCCGCCGCGCTCGCCCGCGCTCACGGCGTGTCACCTGACGCCGTTCGCGCTGGCCTACGCGCGTTCCAACCGGGTGCACATAGAGCCGTTCACCTCGGTGAGTTCAACGGCGTCTCCTACATCAACGACTCCAAGGCCACGAACCCACACGCGGCCGCGGGCTCACTGCTCTCGTTCGAGTCCGTGGTGTGGATCGCCGGTGGTCTGCTCAAAGGCGCGACCGTGGATCAGCTGGTCGAGACGGCTGTCGGGCGGCTGCGCGGCGTCGTGCTGCTGGGTGCCGAAGCCGAGGTGTTCGCGGCCTCGCTGGCGCGACACGCCCCGGATGTCCCCGTCCGGCGGGTGGCCCCGGGAGACCATGAGCCCATGATCGCAGCGGTCCGCGCGGCGGGTGCAATGGCACGTTCGGGTGACGTCGTGCTGCTCGCGCCCGCTGCCGCCTCCATGGACATGTTCCGCGACTACGCCCACCGCGGCGACGCCTTCGCGGCGGCGGTCGCCCAGGTCGGCGAGGACGACGGCGCTACCGGGGTGCGGTGA
- the mraY gene encoding phospho-N-acetylmuramoyl-pentapeptide-transferase produces MKSILIAAAIAMVISILLTPYLIRVFSRQGFGQEIREEGPEGHKSKRGTPTMGGVAIIIAMWAGYGTSHIVNAWSGRGDSPTASGLLVLMLATGLGLVGFLDDFIKIRKQRNLGLNKTAKLVGQLVVAIAFAILALRFPDERQLTPASDNLSFVRDITIVSFGGIGFIVFCYLAVSAWSNAVNFTDGLDGLAGGSSAMVMGTYVVISFWQFSHDCSRVAEPACFDVRDPLDLAIVAAAAMGACIGFLWWNAAPAKIFMGDTGSLALGGLVAGLSMATRTELLMIVISGLFVVEMVSVVLQIAIFRTTRRRLFRMAPFHHHFELAGWAETTVIIRFWLLAGVCAMFGLGLFYADWLALGGGV; encoded by the coding sequence GTGAAGAGCATCCTGATCGCCGCGGCGATCGCCATGGTCATCTCGATCCTGCTGACCCCGTACCTGATCCGGGTCTTCTCCCGGCAGGGCTTCGGGCAGGAGATCCGCGAAGAGGGCCCCGAGGGCCACAAGAGCAAGCGCGGCACGCCCACCATGGGCGGCGTGGCGATCATCATCGCCATGTGGGCCGGGTACGGCACCTCGCACATCGTCAACGCCTGGTCCGGGCGCGGTGATTCGCCCACCGCCTCCGGCCTGCTGGTGCTGATGCTGGCCACCGGGCTCGGCCTGGTCGGCTTCCTCGACGACTTCATCAAGATCCGCAAGCAGCGCAACCTCGGCCTGAACAAGACCGCCAAGCTGGTCGGCCAGTTGGTCGTGGCCATCGCGTTCGCGATCCTGGCGCTGCGCTTCCCCGACGAGCGGCAGCTGACCCCGGCCTCGGACAACCTCTCGTTCGTCCGCGACATCACCATCGTGTCCTTCGGCGGGATCGGCTTCATCGTCTTCTGCTACCTGGCGGTGTCGGCCTGGTCGAACGCGGTGAACTTCACCGACGGCCTCGACGGCCTCGCCGGTGGGTCCTCGGCGATGGTCATGGGCACCTACGTGGTGATCTCGTTCTGGCAGTTCAGCCACGACTGCTCGCGGGTCGCCGAGCCCGCCTGCTTCGACGTGCGCGACCCGCTCGACCTGGCGATCGTGGCCGCGGCGGCGATGGGCGCCTGCATCGGCTTCCTGTGGTGGAACGCCGCACCGGCGAAGATCTTCATGGGCGACACCGGCTCGCTGGCGCTCGGCGGCCTGGTCGCGGGCCTGTCCATGGCCACCCGCACCGAGTTGCTGATGATCGTGATCTCCGGCCTGTTCGTGGTCGAGATGGTCTCGGTGGTGCTGCAGATCGCGATCTTCCGCACGACCAGGCGGCGGTTGTTCCGGATGGCGCCCTTCCACCACCACTTCGAGTTGGCTGGCTGGGCGGAGACCACGGTCATCATCCGGTTCTGGCTGCTCGCGGGGGTGTGCGCGATGTTCGGCCTCGGCCTGTTCTACGCCGACTGGCTCGCGCTCGGTGGCGGGGTGTGA
- a CDS encoding UDP-N-acetylmuramoyl-tripeptide--D-alanyl-D-alanine ligase, whose product MITLTLREIADAVGGTLHQADPEATVTGTVEFDSREVTPGGLFIALPGDKVDGHDFAARAIDSGAVAVLAAREIDAPSVIVPPVSEAHTRSVALTGDKDGSGAAVLAALARLARYVADKLAATGLTIVGVTGSSGKTSTKDLIAQVLAPLGPTVAPPGSFNNELGHPWTVLRADEQTKHLVLELSARGPGHIAALCDTAPPRIGAVLNVGTAHLGEFGSREDIVRTKGELVEKLPEDGVAILNADDPLVAAMASRTKARVVFVGETESAHVRAVDIDLDDQARASFVLRTAQGEARVSLGLHGPHHVGNALTAAAVALEMGSTVQEVADSLTDAQRVSARRMEVTTRPDGVTVVNDAFNANPESMRAALKTLATMARAGNRRRSWAVLGVMGELGDESVRAHDEIGRLAVRLDINRLVVIGEQARAMHQGASLEGSWGEESVLVPDVDAAVALLRAELAPGDVVLVKASKAAALWRVAEALLAEDAR is encoded by the coding sequence ATGATCACATTGACCCTGCGGGAGATCGCTGACGCCGTCGGCGGCACGCTGCACCAGGCCGACCCGGAGGCGACGGTCACCGGGACCGTCGAGTTCGACTCCCGCGAGGTCACCCCGGGTGGGCTGTTCATCGCCTTGCCCGGCGACAAGGTCGACGGTCACGACTTCGCCGCTAGGGCGATCGACTCCGGCGCGGTCGCCGTTCTCGCCGCGCGGGAGATCGACGCGCCTTCGGTGATCGTGCCCCCGGTGTCCGAGGCCCACACGCGGTCGGTAGCGCTCACCGGCGACAAGGACGGTTCCGGTGCCGCGGTCCTCGCGGCTCTTGCCCGTCTTGCCCGCTATGTCGCCGACAAGCTCGCTGCGACCGGGCTGACGATCGTCGGCGTCACGGGTTCTTCGGGTAAGACCTCGACCAAGGACCTCATCGCCCAGGTGCTGGCGCCACTCGGCCCCACAGTCGCTCCTCCAGGGTCGTTCAACAACGAACTCGGCCACCCCTGGACCGTGCTGCGCGCCGACGAGCAGACCAAGCACCTCGTGTTGGAGTTGTCCGCGCGCGGGCCGGGCCACATCGCGGCCCTGTGCGACACCGCTCCGCCACGCATCGGTGCTGTGCTCAACGTCGGGACCGCGCACCTAGGCGAGTTCGGCAGCCGCGAAGACATCGTACGCACTAAGGGCGAGCTGGTGGAGAAGCTGCCCGAAGACGGCGTCGCGATCCTGAACGCAGACGATCCGCTCGTGGCTGCGATGGCTTCTCGCACCAAGGCGCGAGTGGTGTTCGTAGGCGAGACGGAGTCCGCGCACGTGCGTGCCGTCGACATCGACCTCGACGATCAGGCGCGCGCCAGCTTCGTGCTGCGCACCGCCCAGGGCGAGGCGCGAGTGTCTCTAGGCCTGCACGGGCCGCACCACGTGGGCAACGCTCTTACCGCCGCCGCTGTCGCTCTTGAGATGGGCTCGACGGTCCAAGAGGTGGCGGACAGCCTCACCGACGCGCAGCGGGTTTCCGCGCGCCGGATGGAGGTCACGACCCGACCTGACGGCGTCACCGTCGTGAACGACGCCTTCAACGCCAACCCCGAGTCGATGCGCGCCGCGCTCAAGACGTTGGCCACGATGGCCAGGGCAGGCAACCGCCGCCGGTCCTGGGCCGTCCTCGGGGTGATGGGTGAGCTTGGCGACGAGTCCGTGCGGGCGCACGACGAGATCGGCAGGCTCGCCGTTCGACTGGACATCAACCGCTTGGTGGTCATCGGCGAGCAGGCTCGCGCGATGCACCAGGGGGCGAGCCTGGAGGGCTCGTGGGGAGAGGAGTCGGTGCTGGTGCCGGACGTCGATGCCGCGGTGGCGCTCTTGCGCGCCGAACTGGCTCCCGGTGACGTGGTGCTCGTGAAGGCGTCGAAGGCGGCCGCCCTGTGGCGGGTGGCCGAGGCGCTGCTGGCGGAGGACGCCCGGTGA
- a CDS encoding UDP-N-acetylmuramoyl-L-alanyl-D-glutamate--2,6-diaminopimelate ligase, translated as MRAQVAFRDVPAKLEGKAVTAPPRPTRIQPVPLATLVARGDVRLSAGDTTSDAVSDVVVTGATLRAQHVLPGDLFAALPGARAHGADFAAQAIAAGAVAVLTDAVGAQRPAVRDSGVPVLVHPDPRAALGPLAAWIYGEPSLALSVLGVTGTSGKTTTSHLVESGLAAAGLTTGLIGTVETRIAGNRLASAFTTPEAPDLQALLAVMVERGVTHVPMEVSSHALSLGRVAGTRFAVGAFTNLSQDHLDFHPDMEDYFQAKALLFDGRSTAEVVCVDQDWGRRLVTGSTVTVSTTGEADWTASNVRVSLSGEQTFVIHAPVGARVEATLPMPGTFNVANALVAAAILDKAGIPIEAIVEGFATVRVPGRMERVALGQDFTAVVDYSHKPEAVALALDAMRARTEGRVIVVLGCGGDRDTAKRPLMGEAAARRSDLLVVTDDNPRSEDPATIRAAMLAGATGVPAAERGEVVDIGDRRRAIATAVANARSGDVVVIAGKGHETGQEVAGVVHPFSDRDELAAAIRERLGTVAE; from the coding sequence CTGCGTGCGCAGGTAGCCTTCCGCGACGTGCCCGCCAAGCTCGAAGGCAAGGCTGTCACAGCGCCGCCTCGCCCCACCCGGATCCAGCCCGTTCCGCTCGCCACGTTGGTCGCGCGCGGAGATGTGCGGCTGTCGGCTGGGGACACCACTTCGGACGCGGTGTCCGATGTGGTCGTCACGGGCGCGACGCTGCGCGCACAGCACGTCCTTCCCGGAGACCTGTTCGCCGCGCTGCCCGGCGCCCGCGCGCACGGCGCCGACTTCGCCGCCCAGGCGATCGCCGCCGGGGCCGTCGCGGTCCTGACCGATGCCGTGGGCGCGCAACGACCCGCCGTGCGCGATTCCGGCGTACCGGTGCTCGTGCACCCGGACCCCCGCGCCGCGCTCGGGCCCCTGGCCGCGTGGATCTACGGGGAGCCGTCGTTGGCGCTGAGCGTGCTCGGCGTGACGGGGACCTCGGGGAAGACCACCACCAGCCACCTCGTCGAGTCGGGGCTGGCCGCCGCGGGCTTGACCACCGGGTTGATCGGCACCGTCGAGACCCGCATCGCGGGCAACCGGCTCGCCAGCGCGTTCACCACGCCGGAGGCGCCGGACCTGCAGGCCCTGCTGGCGGTCATGGTCGAGCGCGGGGTCACCCACGTGCCGATGGAGGTCTCCAGCCACGCGCTGAGCCTGGGCCGGGTGGCGGGCACGCGCTTCGCGGTGGGCGCCTTCACCAACCTCTCGCAGGACCACCTGGACTTCCACCCCGACATGGAGGACTACTTCCAGGCGAAGGCCCTGCTGTTCGACGGTCGTTCGACGGCCGAGGTGGTGTGCGTCGACCAGGACTGGGGGCGCCGGTTGGTCACCGGGAGCACCGTGACCGTGTCGACCACCGGCGAAGCCGATTGGACCGCGTCGAACGTGCGGGTCTCCCTCAGCGGCGAGCAGACTTTCGTCATCCACGCCCCCGTAGGCGCCCGGGTCGAGGCGACCCTGCCGATGCCGGGCACCTTCAACGTCGCCAACGCGCTCGTCGCCGCTGCCATCCTGGACAAGGCGGGTATCCCGATCGAGGCCATCGTCGAGGGGTTCGCCACGGTTCGGGTTCCCGGCCGCATGGAGCGGGTGGCGTTGGGGCAGGACTTCACCGCGGTGGTCGACTACTCGCACAAGCCCGAGGCCGTCGCGCTCGCCTTGGACGCGATGCGGGCGCGTACGGAGGGCCGCGTGATCGTAGTGCTCGGTTGCGGTGGCGACCGTGACACCGCCAAGCGCCCGCTTATGGGCGAAGCCGCCGCGCGACGCAGCGATCTCTTGGTCGTGACCGACGACAACCCCCGAAGCGAGGACCCCGCGACCATCCGCGCGGCGATGCTCGCGGGCGCTACCGGGGTACCGGCCGCCGAGCGCGGCGAGGTGGTGGACATCGGTGACCGCAGGCGTGCGATCGCCACCGCCGTGGCCAACGCGCGGTCTGGGGACGTAGTGGTGATCGCGGGTAAGGGCCACGAGACCGGCCAAGAGGTGGCGGGCGTGGTTCACCCCTTCTCCGACCGCGACGAGCTCGCCGCGGCCATCCGCGAGCGACTGGGCACGGTGGCTGAATGA